In the genome of Gloeotrichia echinulata CP02, one region contains:
- a CDS encoding family 10 glycosylhydrolase: MVSNTTPFSDIQNHWARLFIQALAQRSIVTGFSNGTFRPDNSLTRAEFAVLITKAFGKVPQKRQYVSFADVPTNYWAVTAIKTAYERGFINGFPDNRFRPDNRITRLEILLSLITGLEIGTKVKPDLLTALPQIYQDAAQIPGYARNQVAIATSAGIVANFPNIKILNPNLAAIRADVIVFIYQALVYLGELPKIPSTYLVEIGTVTPTPTPTPIPVPTPVPKPTPTPIPVPTPVPKPTPTPIPVPTPSPIPIPVPKPTPTPIPVPIPTPTPTATPPGSVKVNHRREFRGAWVATVWNSDWPSKAGLTVAQQQAELVNIITQLQELNFNALILQVRPEGDALYASQLEPWSSWISGTQGKAPEPFYDPLEFAIAECHKRNIELHAWFNPYRAKTSLKGSPNVLPHLAVTNREVVYQWGNQLWMDPGAKIVQDRAYNVIIDVVRRYDLDGIHLDDYFYPYPIPGESFPDSKTYAAYKENGGTLSLGDWRRENVNQMVLRLSEGIKATKPNVKFGISPFGIYRPGQPAGITGLDAYNVLYADSRKWLEQGWVDYLAPQLYWRTDQPQQSYPVLLKWWTEANTKKRHIYAGNNIGQLDGKAWKDEEIEKQVKITRNLAQELSLGNIFFSMSSINENRQGIADKFQNSLYLRPALVPTLSWQNAVPPSPPQGLQVNNRRLAWLPGDNNPVRSWTLYRQTGDAWTLQRVLSAGTTFATVEPGTYAVCAVDRLANESVGVVISVS; encoded by the coding sequence ATGGTATCTAATACTACTCCGTTCTCGGATATTCAAAACCATTGGGCACGTTTGTTTATTCAAGCATTAGCCCAACGTAGCATTGTGACTGGGTTTTCTAATGGAACCTTTCGCCCTGATAACTCCCTCACCCGTGCTGAGTTTGCAGTCCTTATCACCAAGGCCTTTGGGAAAGTTCCCCAGAAGCGCCAATATGTCTCCTTTGCTGATGTCCCGACGAATTATTGGGCGGTGACGGCTATTAAAACCGCTTATGAAAGAGGATTTATTAACGGGTTTCCTGACAATCGTTTCCGTCCTGACAACAGAATTACTAGGTTAGAAATTTTACTTTCCCTCATCACAGGCTTGGAAATTGGTACGAAGGTAAAACCTGATCTGCTAACAGCACTCCCACAAATTTATCAAGATGCAGCGCAGATTCCTGGATATGCTAGAAATCAGGTGGCTATTGCTACAAGTGCCGGAATAGTAGCAAATTTCCCCAATATAAAAATACTCAATCCCAATCTCGCCGCCATCCGTGCCGATGTTATAGTTTTTATCTATCAAGCTTTAGTCTATCTGGGTGAACTTCCCAAAATTCCATCTACTTACCTTGTAGAAATTGGAACAGTAACACCAACACCAACACCAACACCAATCCCTGTTCCAACACCAGTACCAAAGCCAACACCAACACCAATCCCTGTTCCAACACCAGTACCAAAGCCAACACCAACACCAATCCCTGTTCCAACACCCAGTCCGATACCCATACCAGTACCAAAGCCAACACCAACACCAATCCCGGTGCCAATACCGACGCCAACACCCACAGCAACACCGCCAGGTAGTGTCAAGGTAAATCATCGCCGGGAGTTTAGGGGGGCTTGGGTAGCAACTGTGTGGAATAGTGATTGGCCATCCAAAGCGGGATTAACTGTTGCCCAACAGCAAGCAGAACTGGTTAATATTATCACCCAATTACAAGAGCTAAACTTCAACGCGCTGATTTTGCAGGTGCGACCAGAAGGGGATGCATTATATGCTTCGCAATTAGAGCCTTGGAGTAGTTGGATTAGTGGAACTCAGGGGAAAGCCCCAGAACCATTTTATGACCCATTAGAGTTTGCGATCGCCGAATGTCACAAGCGCAATATTGAACTTCATGCTTGGTTCAACCCCTACCGAGCTAAAACTAGCCTCAAGGGTTCGCCGAATGTTCTTCCCCACCTAGCTGTAACTAATCGTGAGGTTGTTTACCAATGGGGTAATCAGCTGTGGATGGACCCAGGGGCAAAAATCGTCCAAGACAGGGCTTACAATGTGATTATCGATGTTGTGCGGCGCTATGACTTGGATGGGATTCACCTAGATGACTATTTTTATCCCTATCCTATCCCTGGTGAGTCTTTCCCCGATAGCAAAACCTACGCCGCTTACAAGGAAAATGGTGGTACACTCAGCTTGGGTGACTGGCGGCGAGAAAATGTCAATCAAATGGTGCTGCGTCTATCTGAGGGCATTAAAGCTACAAAACCAAATGTCAAATTTGGCATTAGTCCCTTCGGTATTTACCGTCCCGGACAACCGGCTGGTATTACCGGTTTGGACGCCTATAACGTATTGTATGCTGACTCCAGAAAATGGTTAGAGCAAGGTTGGGTTGATTATTTAGCCCCACAACTCTACTGGCGCACAGACCAACCACAACAAAGTTATCCCGTATTATTGAAATGGTGGACAGAAGCTAACACCAAGAAACGCCACATTTATGCAGGTAATAATATTGGACAACTGGACGGTAAAGCCTGGAAAGATGAGGAGATTGAAAAGCAAGTAAAGATAACTCGCAATCTCGCCCAAGAGTTGTCATTGGGTAATATTTTCTTTAGTATGAGTTCTATCAATGAAAATCGCCAGGGCATTGCCGATAAATTCCAAAATTCCCTTTATCTCAGACCTGCTTTAGTACCTACTTTATCATGGCAGAATGCAGTGCCACCATCTCCTCCCCAAGGACTGCAGGTCAACAACCGCAGATTAGCTTGGCTACCCGGTGACAATAACCCCGTGCGTTCTTGGACGCTTTATCGCCAAACGGGAGATGCTTGGACACTACAGCGCGTTTTGTCTGCAGGGACAACCTTTGCTACCGTTGAACCTGGAACCTATGCTGTATGCGCCGTGGATCGGTTGGCGAATGAGAGTGTGGGTGTGGTGATTTCTGTGAGTTGA